The Exiguobacterium aurantiacum DSM 6208 genome includes a window with the following:
- the recX gene encoding recombination regulator RecX — MKIAKFTTQQKNKDRLNVFVEKDGKEEFAFAIDVDVFIKYGLTRGMELEDDFVRDVLQAEEQQKAYKAAVNYLSYRMRSVSEVHDYLVKKEVSETAIKHVIERLKEQRYLNDAEFAKAYVQTKFNTSPSGPIKIKRELAQLRIDPNTIEDVIASISHEDQLEKAGKFVKRKQLETNRRSATEVQQRIQQTLMQRGFTFDIISEAIHTFWENEDEDVELTACLTQAEKLNRKYSGYAAFERKQRMKMQLRRKGFPYDVIERALDRLAEEQL, encoded by the coding sequence GTGAAAATTGCTAAATTTACGACGCAACAAAAAAACAAAGACCGGCTAAACGTCTTCGTCGAGAAAGACGGTAAGGAAGAGTTCGCCTTTGCGATCGATGTCGATGTCTTCATCAAATACGGACTGACGAGAGGGATGGAGCTCGAAGATGATTTTGTCCGTGACGTCCTTCAGGCAGAAGAACAGCAAAAAGCGTATAAAGCAGCCGTCAACTATTTGTCGTACCGAATGCGCTCCGTTTCAGAGGTGCATGACTATCTGGTGAAGAAAGAAGTAAGCGAGACCGCGATCAAACATGTCATCGAACGGTTGAAAGAACAACGATACTTGAACGATGCCGAATTCGCCAAAGCGTACGTTCAAACGAAGTTCAATACGAGTCCGAGTGGACCGATCAAAATCAAGCGGGAACTGGCGCAGCTTCGGATCGACCCGAACACGATCGAAGACGTCATCGCCTCGATTTCACACGAAGACCAGCTCGAAAAGGCCGGAAAGTTCGTAAAAAGGAAACAATTGGAAACAAATCGCCGTTCCGCCACAGAAGTGCAACAAAGAATTCAACAAACCCTAATGCAAAGGGGTTTCACGTTTGATATCATTTCAGAGGCGATTCATACGTTTTGGGAAAACGAGGATGAGGACGTCGAGCTTACGGCCTGTCTGACGCAAGCCGAAAAGTTGAATCGGAAGTATAGCGGGTACGCTGCGTTCGAACGGAAACAGCGCATGAAGATGCAGCTTCGGCGCAAAGGGTTTCCGTACGATGTGATCGAACGAGCCTTAGACAGGCTCGCGGAAGAACAATTGTAA
- a CDS encoding TIGR01777 family oxidoreductase: MKIAITGGTGLIGRPLVRALAEAGHQVVVLTRNPRPRQGGISFVEWLTPNSHPETALQDVDAFIHLAGASINDGRWTHKQKQAILQSRIDGTKEVVRIIKNMKRKPNVVISGSAIGIYGEDRSITYAESTPLPDRTNFLGNVCVLWEQEAAPIKDMGIRLAFMRTGVVLSNDGGAFPLMKLPYTFGAGGRIGSGEQWVPWIHLDDLVRLFVHVIETDSIEGPVNGTAPTPVTMDEFGQTIARVMHRPHWFPAPAPLMKLALGEKSVIVLEGAKVVPTKALNHGFKFRYETLEPALKQLLHLT; the protein is encoded by the coding sequence ATGAAAATCGCAATCACAGGCGGGACCGGGCTCATCGGCCGCCCGCTCGTCCGCGCGCTCGCCGAAGCCGGCCACCAAGTCGTCGTCTTGACGCGCAATCCACGCCCGCGGCAAGGGGGCATCTCCTTTGTCGAATGGTTGACACCAAACAGTCATCCCGAAACCGCGCTCCAAGACGTGGACGCGTTCATCCATTTGGCAGGCGCCTCGATCAATGATGGACGATGGACGCATAAACAAAAGCAGGCCATCCTCCAAAGTCGAATCGACGGAACGAAAGAAGTCGTCCGTATCATTAAAAATATGAAACGAAAGCCAAACGTCGTCATTAGCGGTTCCGCGATCGGTATTTACGGAGAAGACCGATCGATCACCTACGCGGAGTCGACACCGCTTCCGGACCGGACAAACTTTTTAGGAAACGTTTGCGTCCTTTGGGAACAAGAGGCCGCCCCGATCAAAGACATGGGCATCCGGCTCGCCTTCATGCGGACAGGCGTCGTCTTGTCAAATGACGGCGGTGCGTTCCCGCTCATGAAGTTACCGTACACGTTCGGCGCGGGCGGCCGGATCGGCTCAGGGGAGCAATGGGTCCCATGGATTCATTTAGACGATCTCGTCCGACTGTTCGTCCACGTCATCGAGACCGACTCGATTGAAGGGCCTGTCAACGGGACAGCGCCGACACCCGTCACGATGGACGAGTTCGGCCAAACAATCGCCCGCGTCATGCACCGCCCGCACTGGTTCCCTGCCCCGGCCCCGCTCATGAAGCTCGCGCTCGGCGAAAAGAGCGTCATCGTTTTAGAAGGCGCGAAAGTCGTCCCGACGAAAGCGCTCAACCATGGGTTCAAATTCCGCTATGAGACGTTAGAGCCCGCACTAAAACAACTGTTACATTTAACTTGA
- a CDS encoding amidohydrolase, translating to MSNLLIRNAHIYPITAPHFYGDLRVRDGKIVEMAELLDPVDGESVVEAEGNFLFPGFIDAHTHLGLYDEGTGSVGNDANETVEAMTPHARAIDGVYPLDEGFREALMAGVTTVQVMPGSMNVIGGVTSVIKTHGRFIEDMVLRRYAGLKMALGENPKRIHSMGKTGELTRMGIMGLLREAFRTVDSTKTIGTFGSQMIQLALDRKMPVRVHAHRADDILSVVRFAEEFNLDYRIEHCTEGHLVAEKLRELGVKHVTVGPTFTRKSKIELQNKTWETYRILHEHGMVVSITTDHPYTPVQYLNLCAGLAAREGLPVDVALRAITIHPAESLGVADRVGSLEVGKDADLVLWSHFPLDYMSKPIMTIVNGQIVYATERARTHHEMD from the coding sequence GTGAGTAATTTGTTAATTCGCAACGCCCATATTTATCCGATTACCGCTCCCCATTTTTACGGAGACCTTCGCGTCCGCGACGGAAAAATCGTAGAGATGGCTGAACTGCTCGACCCGGTTGACGGCGAGAGCGTCGTCGAGGCGGAAGGTAACTTCTTGTTCCCCGGTTTTATCGACGCCCATACGCACCTCGGACTTTATGACGAAGGAACCGGCTCGGTCGGGAACGATGCCAACGAGACGGTTGAAGCGATGACCCCGCACGCGCGTGCCATCGACGGTGTGTATCCGCTTGACGAAGGCTTCCGTGAGGCACTCATGGCCGGGGTAACGACCGTCCAAGTCATGCCCGGAAGTATGAACGTCATCGGTGGCGTGACGAGCGTCATCAAAACGCACGGCCGTTTCATCGAAGACATGGTTCTGAGGCGTTATGCCGGACTCAAGATGGCGCTCGGCGAAAACCCGAAGCGCATCCATAGCATGGGCAAGACCGGGGAATTGACACGGATGGGGATCATGGGACTTCTCCGTGAGGCGTTCCGTACCGTCGACTCGACGAAGACGATCGGCACGTTCGGCAGCCAGATGATCCAGCTCGCCCTCGATCGGAAGATGCCGGTCCGCGTCCATGCTCACCGCGCCGATGACATTCTCTCCGTCGTCCGTTTCGCCGAAGAGTTCAATCTCGACTACCGGATCGAGCATTGCACGGAAGGTCACCTTGTCGCCGAGAAATTGCGCGAACTCGGGGTGAAGCACGTCACGGTCGGACCGACGTTCACGCGCAAATCAAAGATCGAGCTTCAAAACAAGACGTGGGAGACGTACCGGATCCTCCACGAGCACGGTATGGTCGTCTCGATCACGACCGACCATCCGTACACACCGGTCCAATACTTGAATCTATGTGCCGGACTCGCCGCGCGTGAAGGGCTGCCGGTCGATGTCGCGCTACGCGCCATCACGATTCACCCGGCCGAATCACTCGGCGTCGCTGACCGGGTCGGCTCGCTCGAAGTCGGGAAAGATGCTGACCTCGTGCTCTGGAGTCACTTCCCACTCGACTACATGTCGAAGCCGATTATGACGATTGTGAACGGTCAAATCGTCTACGCGACAGAGCGTGCCAGAACGCATCATGAGATGGACTGA
- a CDS encoding GNAT family N-acetyltransferase, giving the protein MLKFRELTDCAELFELMQHPDVFPYVRQKTVHFDEFLFSTKQVIELEEQGNIISRTITNEFGTPIGTISLFDVESGYGFLGTWLGKPYHGKGYNQVAKETFFSELFFELDIESVFLKIRKSNERSIAAAEKLPYAFCANEIRSELLTEINQGDVEYVLYEVSKSSFQLYLHSLHAPEFDHSYEAQLEA; this is encoded by the coding sequence GTGCTCAAATTTCGTGAGCTCACCGACTGCGCGGAGTTGTTCGAACTGATGCAACACCCAGATGTCTTTCCGTATGTCCGTCAAAAGACGGTCCACTTTGACGAGTTTTTATTTAGCACGAAGCAAGTGATCGAGCTAGAAGAGCAAGGAAATATCATCTCACGCACCATCACGAACGAGTTCGGTACCCCGATCGGGACGATCAGCTTGTTCGATGTGGAGTCCGGCTACGGATTCCTCGGTACGTGGCTTGGCAAACCGTATCACGGGAAAGGTTACAATCAAGTCGCGAAAGAAACGTTCTTCTCTGAACTGTTCTTCGAGCTTGATATTGAAAGTGTGTTTTTGAAAATCCGAAAATCGAATGAGCGTTCCATCGCCGCGGCCGAGAAATTGCCATACGCGTTTTGCGCCAACGAGATTCGGTCTGAACTACTCACAGAGATCAACCAAGGCGACGTCGAGTACGTCCTTTACGAAGTCTCAAAGTCGAGCTTCCAACTGTATTTGCACTCGCTCCATGCGCCTGAATTCGACCATTCGTATGAAGCACAACTCGAAGCATAA
- a CDS encoding response regulator transcription factor codes for MSEPVFRILVTDDEEQMRDLLVSNLEKEGYETVTATNGLEAIELLKAQSFHLVLLDVMMPELDGLTACMRIREFSNVPIIMLTARSEELDRIHGLKIGADDYITKPFSPRELLARIEATLRRTHNFSKEQEATFDVGVLSIDIEGRAVSVKGKTVNLTRKEFDLLYLFITNEDKVFSREQLLDQIWGTEYHGNLRTVDTHIKTLRLKLGEAGGYIQTVWGIGYKFEANV; via the coding sequence ATGTCAGAACCAGTGTTTCGTATCTTAGTTACCGATGATGAAGAACAAATGCGGGATTTGCTCGTTTCGAACTTAGAAAAGGAAGGGTACGAGACAGTCACCGCGACGAACGGTCTCGAGGCGATTGAACTGTTAAAAGCACAGTCGTTTCATCTTGTCCTGCTCGATGTCATGATGCCCGAACTCGACGGCCTCACGGCTTGCATGCGCATTCGTGAGTTCTCGAACGTGCCGATCATCATGCTCACCGCTCGTTCGGAAGAGCTCGATCGGATCCACGGCTTGAAAATCGGCGCGGACGACTACATCACCAAGCCGTTCAGCCCTCGTGAGTTGCTCGCCCGCATCGAAGCGACACTTCGCCGAACGCACAACTTCTCGAAAGAGCAGGAAGCGACGTTCGACGTCGGGGTGTTATCGATCGACATCGAGGGCCGGGCCGTCAGCGTCAAAGGAAAAACCGTCAACTTGACTCGAAAAGAGTTCGACCTTCTGTACTTGTTCATCACGAACGAAGATAAAGTGTTCTCTCGGGAACAATTGCTCGACCAGATTTGGGGAACCGAGTACCACGGCAACCTCCGGACGGTCGATACGCACATTAAAACGCTCCGCCTCAAACTCGGGGAAGCGGGCGGCTATATTCAAACAGTCTGGGGGATCGGCTATAAGTTCGAGGCGAACGTATGA
- a CDS encoding sensor histidine kinase: protein MKQYTIRKRIWITIWTASLFSAFVFIIMTFYLYDKFYIQTQEELLINRGEKLVTIYKADGFSDAFSDSMTYTNELTETKVFLSSVKEDGLGSGKTFLREQDLARLQDGYAISVTRKHPTEDVDILMSAFPLIRDGELDNALILYMELSKISEPFQPIRLMITFLLILMIVNLLIFGTQIIDTIIQPLIQMKRASQVYAKGDFSHRIPIYYDDEIGELAETLNRMAESLGLVEEQRKEFLANVSHELRTPLSYIRGYTEMLQDPAIDEKTRKQYYEIIENETNRLQRLVTDLLDLAQLERDSYPMTKEPVVYSQVLEDVLYRFEPIAQAKGVTIQTDLDFELIILGDHDRLEQVVGNLLDNALRYTEAGKSIHVKTFAEEGYAITEIRDEGRGIPKEDLDKLTERFYRVNKSRTREDGGTGLGLAIAKHIMERHGGSIHFASEVGQGTTVTLGLPLLPDNEFDI from the coding sequence ATGAAGCAATACACGATCCGGAAGCGGATTTGGATCACCATCTGGACAGCCAGCCTCTTCTCCGCGTTCGTGTTCATCATCATGACGTTTTACTTGTACGACAAGTTCTACATCCAGACGCAAGAAGAGCTGCTCATCAACCGCGGGGAGAAACTCGTCACGATCTACAAAGCCGACGGGTTCTCCGACGCGTTCTCGGACAGTATGACGTACACGAACGAACTGACCGAGACGAAAGTGTTTTTATCTTCTGTCAAAGAAGATGGCCTCGGTTCCGGCAAAACGTTTTTACGGGAACAAGACCTGGCACGCCTGCAAGACGGCTACGCCATCTCGGTCACACGCAAACACCCGACCGAGGATGTCGATATTCTCATGTCCGCCTTCCCGCTCATCCGTGACGGTGAACTCGACAACGCGCTCATCCTTTACATGGAGCTGAGTAAAATCAGCGAGCCGTTTCAGCCGATCCGGCTCATGATCACGTTCTTGCTCATTCTCATGATCGTCAACTTGCTCATTTTCGGCACACAAATCATCGATACGATCATCCAGCCGCTCATTCAGATGAAACGGGCGTCCCAAGTGTATGCCAAAGGCGACTTCTCACACCGTATCCCCATCTATTATGATGATGAGATCGGTGAGCTCGCCGAGACGCTCAACCGGATGGCCGAATCGCTCGGTCTCGTCGAAGAGCAACGGAAGGAGTTTTTGGCGAACGTCAGCCACGAGCTTCGCACCCCGCTCTCCTATATTCGTGGATATACCGAGATGCTCCAAGACCCGGCGATCGATGAGAAGACACGGAAACAGTATTACGAGATTATCGAGAACGAGACGAATCGCTTGCAACGACTCGTCACCGACTTGCTCGACCTCGCCCAACTCGAACGTGACTCTTACCCGATGACGAAAGAACCGGTCGTCTATTCACAAGTGCTCGAGGACGTGCTCTACCGGTTCGAGCCGATCGCACAGGCAAAAGGCGTCACGATTCAGACGGACCTCGATTTCGAGCTCATCATCCTCGGGGACCACGACCGCCTCGAACAAGTCGTCGGGAATTTGCTCGATAACGCGTTGCGGTATACGGAGGCCGGCAAATCGATTCATGTGAAGACATTCGCCGAGGAAGGGTATGCCATCACCGAGATTCGTGATGAAGGCCGAGGCATCCCGAAAGAAGACCTCGACAAATTGACGGAACGGTTCTACCGCGTCAACAAGTCAAGGACGCGAGAAGACGGCGGCACCGGTTTAGGCCTCGCCATCGCCAAACACATCATGGAACGTCACGGAGGCTCGATTCATTTCGCTTCCGAAGTAGGTCAAGGCACGACGGTCACACTCGGCCTGCCACTGCTACCGGATAACGAATTCGACATATAA
- a CDS encoding IS3 family transposase (programmed frameshift) — translation MARSRHTIEQKLSALRMMEEETYTWKEIMEAHGVSRYTLQVWKVKFDTGGIDALKESKAWRSYTKERKIAAVRDYLDGFTRMEVLSKHHISSWSVLQRWIEKYTSHSELTDSRKGMGRAMTKGRKTTFEERFEIVKYCLENGRNYQQTAEKFQVSYAQVYGWIKKYDTDGAKALLDRRGRTKSEDELSEEEKLKRRIRQMELENELLRADNLFLKKLGGDREEVMISQVRLQQRYIAIKELNEEEALSIVLLCRVAGSSRAAYYKWLNRTIPVRQEENEKLLEDIRLLYDQANGTYGYRRITMTINRLRRQQSLSPFNEKRIYRLMYSHGIQSIIRRKRKRHKKSTPQHVAENLMNREFSASRPDEKWCTDVTEFKYGAGKKAYLSAIIDLYDGSIVAYRIGRSNNNRLVFHTMMPAIAGLRTGARPMIHSDRGFQYTSRGFKRMVEDAGMTRSMSRVGRCIDNAPIESFWGTLKVEMYYLREFQAYNELTRAIENYISFYNHDRFQKRLNGLSPVEYRSQAA, via the exons ATGGCGAGAAGTCGGCATACGATCGAACAAAAATTGAGTGCGCTGCGCATGATGGAAGAAGAGACATATACTTGGAAGGAAATCATGGAGGCTCATGGCGTCTCTAGGTACACCCTCCAGGTGTGGAAAGTGAAATTCGATACCGGCGGGATCGATGCGTTGAAGGAATCGAAGGCATGGAGATCTTACACCAAGGAACGGAAAATCGCGGCCGTCCGTGACTATCTCGATGGGTTCACTAGAATGGAGGTGCTCTCCAAACATCACATCAGTAGTTGGTCTGTTCTTCAAAGATGGATTGAGAAGTATACTAGTCATAGCGAGTTAACAGATTCGAGAAAAGGGATGGGTCGAGCTATGACAAAAGGAAGAAAAACTACATTCGAAGAGCGCTTTGAGATCGTGAAATATTGTTTGGAGAATGGGCGCAACTACCAGCAGACCGCGGAAAAATTTCAGGTGTCCTATGCCCAGGTCTATGGCTGGATCAAAAAGTATGACACGGACGGGGCAAAGGCGCTCCTGGACCGCCGTGGGCGTACGAAGTCAGAGGACGAACTAAGTGAAGAAGAGAAGCTTAAGCGCCGTATCCGACAAATGGAGCTTGAGAACGAACTTCTTCGTGCGGACAACCTGTTCCTAAAAAAGTTGG GAGGAGATCGAGAGGAGGTCATGATCAGCCAGGTACGGCTACAGCAACGATATATCGCCATCAAAGAATTGAACGAAGAGGAAGCCCTTTCGATCGTGCTCCTCTGTCGAGTCGCCGGCAGCTCACGGGCGGCCTATTACAAATGGTTGAATCGCACCATACCGGTGCGTCAAGAAGAGAACGAGAAGCTTCTGGAGGACATTCGTCTACTCTATGACCAGGCGAACGGCACATACGGGTACCGTCGGATCACGATGACCATCAATCGGCTGCGCCGGCAACAGAGCCTGTCCCCATTCAATGAAAAGCGAATCTATCGCTTGATGTATAGCCATGGGATCCAATCGATCATCCGCCGGAAGCGGAAGAGACATAAGAAATCGACGCCACAGCACGTGGCCGAGAACCTGATGAACCGAGAATTCAGTGCGTCCCGGCCAGACGAGAAATGGTGCACCGACGTCACCGAGTTCAAATACGGTGCCGGGAAGAAGGCATATCTGAGTGCGATCATCGACCTGTATGACGGCTCGATCGTCGCCTATCGCATCGGGAGGTCCAACAACAACAGGCTCGTGTTCCATACGATGATGCCAGCCATCGCGGGGCTCCGTACAGGAGCACGTCCGATGATCCATAGCGACCGAGGGTTCCAATATACTTCGAGAGGGTTCAAACGGATGGTAGAAGACGCGGGAATGACCCGCAGCATGTCCCGGGTCGGGCGTTGCATCGACAACGCCCCAATCGAGAGTTTTTGGGGCACCTTGAAAGTGGAGATGTACTACTTGCGTGAGTTCCAGGCCTATAACGAACTCACGAGAGCCATCGAGAACTACATATCGTTCTACAACCACGATCGTTTCCAGAAACGACTAAACGGCTTAAGCCCTGTCGAATACAGGTCTCAAGCCGCCTAG
- a CDS encoding cytidine deaminase, whose amino-acid sequence MIPHEKVQELVHKAIDARSRAYTPYSKFNVGAVVIDETGKEISGCNVENASYGLSMCAERTAIFKAVSEGSKTIETVVVVGDTDGPISPCGACRQVIAEFAGDDFTLILANMAGDTKVMTKEEMLPYGFSPKDLT is encoded by the coding sequence ATGATCCCACATGAAAAAGTGCAAGAGCTCGTCCATAAAGCGATTGACGCACGGTCACGCGCCTATACCCCTTACTCGAAGTTCAACGTTGGTGCCGTCGTCATCGATGAGACGGGGAAAGAGATTTCAGGTTGTAACGTCGAGAACGCCTCATACGGTTTGTCGATGTGTGCTGAACGGACGGCCATCTTTAAGGCCGTGTCAGAAGGCAGCAAGACGATCGAGACGGTCGTTGTCGTCGGTGACACGGACGGGCCGATCTCACCGTGTGGCGCCTGCCGCCAAGTCATCGCCGAGTTTGCGGGCGACGACTTCACGTTGATTTTGGCGAACATGGCCGGAGACACGAAAGTAATGACAAAAGAAGAGATGCTTCCATACGGCTTCTCGCCAAAAGATTTAACGTAA
- the rlmD gene encoding 23S rRNA (uracil(1939)-C(5))-methyltransferase RlmD: MKLIVGDYKSVTAERLGINGEGIATINRMVVFIPNLLPGEEAKVEITRVERNYAEARVVKRDNASKDRVKPPCPIYDECGGCQIQHMSPRLQMEYKEEIVRNAFRQKTKLNVDKSDIRPTKGMEDPWYYRNKSQFPLSVRRGEIVSGLYKPNSNTLVPIEHCMVQQRDTTNINNAIVRILNELDIPVYDARRDTGFARTVVVRSGYKTNDVQVVLVVGHEDVPDLDELSDRIMALPNVVSFHLNINSNRSGVIFGYRTIHIAGQEKMDEQLDDVHYHLSPRAFFQLNPAQTEVMYREVVEAAALTGEERVIDAYAGVGSIGLWLAPHAKEIRGMEVVPEAVEDANAHMRENGFNHATYVEGRAEHWIPRWVKDGWIPDVIVVDPPRTGVDHQLLNAIISSKAQRLVYVSCNPQTLARDADQLMKAGYKVNYVQPYDMFPQTAHVESVVVFEKKKKKKY; encoded by the coding sequence TTGAAACTGATCGTAGGAGATTATAAGAGCGTCACCGCCGAACGTCTCGGAATTAACGGGGAAGGAATAGCGACCATCAATCGGATGGTCGTCTTTATTCCGAACTTGTTGCCGGGCGAAGAGGCGAAAGTCGAAATCACACGCGTCGAACGCAACTATGCCGAGGCTCGTGTCGTCAAGCGCGACAACGCGTCAAAAGACCGCGTCAAACCGCCGTGCCCAATCTATGACGAGTGTGGGGGCTGTCAGATTCAGCATATGAGCCCACGCCTGCAAATGGAGTATAAAGAAGAAATTGTTCGCAACGCGTTCCGTCAAAAGACGAAGCTGAACGTCGACAAGTCGGACATTCGCCCGACAAAAGGGATGGAAGACCCGTGGTACTACCGAAACAAATCCCAGTTCCCACTCAGCGTCCGTCGTGGTGAGATCGTATCAGGTCTCTATAAACCGAACTCGAACACGCTCGTCCCGATTGAACATTGTATGGTCCAACAGCGCGACACGACGAACATCAATAACGCCATCGTCCGCATCTTGAACGAACTCGACATCCCGGTGTACGATGCTCGTCGGGATACTGGCTTTGCCCGTACTGTGGTCGTCCGTTCAGGTTATAAGACGAACGACGTCCAAGTCGTCCTCGTCGTCGGTCATGAGGACGTGCCGGACTTAGACGAACTCAGTGACCGCATCATGGCGTTACCGAACGTCGTCTCGTTCCATTTGAACATCAACTCGAACCGTTCAGGTGTCATCTTCGGCTATCGCACCATCCACATCGCCGGACAAGAGAAGATGGACGAACAACTCGACGACGTCCATTACCACTTGTCGCCACGCGCATTCTTCCAACTGAACCCGGCCCAGACCGAGGTCATGTACCGTGAAGTCGTCGAGGCGGCCGCGTTGACGGGTGAAGAACGTGTCATCGACGCGTATGCCGGCGTCGGGTCAATCGGGCTTTGGCTCGCGCCGCATGCCAAAGAAATCCGCGGAATGGAAGTCGTCCCGGAAGCGGTCGAAGACGCTAACGCCCACATGCGTGAGAACGGGTTCAACCATGCGACGTACGTCGAAGGCCGGGCCGAGCACTGGATCCCGCGTTGGGTGAAAGACGGATGGATCCCTGACGTCATCGTCGTCGACCCGCCACGGACCGGAGTGGACCACCAACTGTTGAACGCGATCATTTCTTCGAAAGCACAACGACTCGTCTATGTGTCGTGTAACCCACAGACGCTCGCCCGTGACGCGGACCAACTCATGAAAGCCGGATACAAAGTGAACTACGTCCAACCGTACGACATGTTCCCGCAAACGGCGCACGTCGAGTCGGTCGTCGTCTTCGAGAAGAAGAAAAAGAAAAAATATTGA
- the yfkAB gene encoding radical SAM/CxCxxxxC motif protein YfkAB: MQNISTTFDPWEAYLDQTEFGRLVLSNVEVTTTKLCNMRCEHCAVGYMLDQTETPEVPLELLISRLDEIEHLRAFSITGGEPMLSMKSVRNYVVPLLKYAKERGARTQINSNLTLPLSRYHLITPYLDVLHISHNWGTDADFLEGGFAMMDRKPSEAARLKMLQTMKDNARALTSEGIIVSAETMLNKRTIPHLKAIHEEIVSLGCQRMEVHPMYPADFASALESASLPDIRKAIHDLLDARDENVWMLFGTLPFYACSDLPEDRALLKRLHEAKNVTVRNDPDGRSRLNTNIFDGEIIVTDFGDELGSLGTLYDTSFQEAYETWTNSALNATLSCHCPAVKCLGPNALVKQAYYPNIDFQKRVADPF, from the coding sequence ATGCAAAACATCTCGACAACGTTTGATCCGTGGGAAGCGTACCTCGATCAAACCGAGTTCGGTCGCCTCGTCCTTTCGAACGTCGAAGTGACGACGACCAAACTATGCAACATGCGCTGCGAACACTGTGCCGTCGGCTATATGCTCGACCAGACCGAAACGCCTGAAGTTCCCCTCGAACTGCTCATCTCGCGTCTCGACGAGATTGAACACTTACGTGCGTTCTCGATTACAGGCGGCGAACCGATGCTATCGATGAAATCGGTCCGCAACTACGTCGTGCCGCTGCTCAAATATGCCAAGGAACGCGGGGCACGAACGCAAATCAATTCGAACTTGACGTTGCCGTTGTCTCGCTACCATCTTATTACCCCTTACCTCGACGTTTTGCACATTTCGCATAACTGGGGAACGGACGCCGACTTTTTAGAAGGCGGCTTTGCGATGATGGATCGAAAACCGAGTGAGGCGGCACGCTTGAAGATGCTCCAGACGATGAAAGATAACGCCCGGGCGCTCACGTCAGAAGGCATCATCGTTTCGGCCGAGACGATGCTCAACAAGCGGACGATCCCCCATTTGAAGGCGATTCATGAGGAAATCGTCTCGCTCGGCTGTCAGCGTATGGAGGTGCACCCGATGTACCCCGCCGATTTTGCGAGTGCGCTCGAATCGGCCTCGCTCCCGGACATTCGGAAAGCCATCCACGACCTGCTCGACGCGCGCGACGAAAACGTCTGGATGTTATTCGGTACGTTACCGTTTTATGCGTGTTCCGACTTACCGGAAGACCGAGCCTTGTTGAAGCGGCTGCATGAAGCGAAGAACGTCACCGTCCGAAACGACCCAGATGGTCGTTCACGCCTGAACACGAACATATTCGACGGCGAGATTATCGTCACCGATTTCGGCGACGAGCTTGGATCACTCGGGACACTGTATGATACTTCGTTTCAAGAGGCGTATGAGACGTGGACGAACAGCGCCTTGAACGCGACGTTGTCTTGTCATTGCCCGGCCGTGAAATGTCTCGGACCGAACGCCCTCGTCAAACAAGCCTATTATCCGAACATCGACTTCCAAAAACGTGTCGCCGACCCGTTTTGA